A genome region from Microplitis mediator isolate UGA2020A chromosome 4, iyMicMedi2.1, whole genome shotgun sequence includes the following:
- the LOC130666802 gene encoding carnitine O-palmitoyltransferase 2, mitochondrial, whose protein sequence is MILLRNPQYLNHIKTNGTAKRLPVIYSISNRTRVTNEADEHEYIQRSKLPTMHFQKSLPRLPIPKLENSCRRYLKAQQPILTPKEFKETSRCVLKFLSEEGPPLQKLLLEDDKYNKHTSYISGYWFDMYLRDRKPLPVNYNPLLVFVQEKDVRYNKPLVKATNLLVSSARFMKSLRAGILEPEVYHVDPKKSDTDLFRTVTGLMPSNFATYAAYFFGAYPLDMSQFPYLFGTTRIPKPTKDTLTHDLTSEHVIIMRKGHFYMMNIIDHRGKVCSPLDIASCLKYILNDERPPNDCPVGVLTAANRDHWAKVRGHLIALGNENVLHKIDSAAFVFALDDDDHVEADYHKLLRLFLHSDGTNRWFDKSFSLIMSGDGVAGINFEHSWGDGVAVLRYFKDLKHDIEKNPRFHPEDEASVPGIPASVKKLDFKIDDKIREIVRCDFNEYKSWTQDKLTIDYLIFEEFGKEECKKFKVSPDAVMQLAFQLALYKNEKRAVPTYESCSTSAFKHGRTETVRSCTNETKALCAAIVDRGVSTANDDELKKLMIECSKAHTNLVKEAAMGQGFDRHLFALKKIVEDSENIRMPHLFKDPAYQKINHNILSTSTLSSPEVMAGGFGPVVEDGYGIGYMIQDHKLGSVVTGYRGHRESSDYIKYLKSAFEDIHRILKSK, encoded by the exons atgatcCTACTTAGAAATCCTCAGTATTTAAATCATATCAAG acaaATGGAACTGCTAAAAGACTTCCTGTGATTTATTCGATATCTAATCGAacaag agtAACAAATGAAGCTGATGAACATGAATACATCCAACGTAGCAAATTACCGACAATGCATTTTCAAAAGTCACTGCCCAGATTGCCTATTCCAAAATTAGAAAACTCTTGTAGAAGATATTTGAAAGCACAGCAACCAATACTGACACCTAAAGAATTTAAGGAAACATCAAGatgtgtattaaaatttttgtctgaaGAAGGACCTCCgcttcaaaaattactattggAGGATGACAAATACAATAAACATACGAGTTATATCAGTGGTTATTGGTTTGATATGTacttaagggatagaaaaccTCTTCCAGTAAATTATAATCCTCTGCTGGTTTTTGTTCAGGAAAAAGACGTTCGTTATAACAAACCACTGGTGAAAGCAACCAATCTTCTTGTTTCATCAGCAAGATTCATGAAATCTCTGAGAGCTGGGATTCTGGAGCCAGAGGTTTATCATGTCGATCCTAAAAAATCAGACACTGATTTGTTTAGAACAGTAACTGGATTGATGCCGTCGAATTTCGCTACTTACGCAGCCTATTTCTTTGGA gcatATCCACTCGACATGTCGCAGTTTCCTTATCTCTTTGGCACCACCCGCATTCCAAAACCCACCAAAGATACTTTGACTCATGACCTTACATCCGAACATGTTATAATAATGCGCAAAGGTCATTTTTACATGATGAACATCATAGATCACCGCGGAAAAGTTTGTTCTCCATTAGATATAGCTTcttgtttaaaatatattttgaatgatGAGCGGCCACCAAATGATTGTCCGGTTGGTGTTTTAACGGCAGCCAATCGCGACCACTGGGCTAAAGTACGCGGTCATTTAATAGCTTTAGGAAATGAAAATGTATTACATAAAATTGATTCTGCTGCATTTGTGTTTGCGTTGGATGATGACGATCATGTTGAAGCAGATTATCACAAATTATTgagattatttttacacaGTGATGGTACTAATAGATGGTTTGATAAATCTTTCTCGCTGATAATGTCTGGTGATGGTGTTGCCGGAATTAACTTCGAGCATTCTTGGGGTGATGGTGTTGCTGTTCTTCGTTACTTCAAG GATTTGAAAcatgatattgaaaaaaaccCGCGCTTCCATCCTGAAGATGAAGCATCAGTACCAGGTATACCAGCTTCTGTTAAAAAACTTGACTTCAAAATTGACGATAAAATCAGAGAGATAGTTCGATGTGATTTCAATGAATACAAATCATGGACACAagataaattaacaattgacTACTTAATATTCGAAGAATTTGGCAAAGAAgagtgcaaaaaatttaaagtaagtCCTGACGCTGTAATGCAACTGGCGTTTCAATTGGCGCTTTACAAGAATGAAAAACGTGCAGTTCCGACTTACGAATCCTGCAGCACGTCGGCTTTCAAACACGGGCGTACTGAGACAGTTAGGTCGTGCACTAATGAAACGAAAGCACTCTGCGCGGCTATCGTTGACCGCGGAGTTTCAACAGCAAACGACGATGAGCTAAAAAAACTTATGATCGAATGCAGCAAAGCGCACACTAATCTCGTCAAAGAGGCTGCAATGGGACAGGGTTTCGATCGACACTTGTttgctttgaaaaaaatagtcgaagACTCGGAAAATATTAGGATGCCTCATTTATTCAAAGATCCCGCCTAtcagaaaataaatcacaACATTTTGTCTACTTCGACTTTATCAAGTCCAGAAGTTATGGCTGGAGGATTCGGGCCCGTCGTCGAAGATGGTTACGGAATTGG ATATATGATCCAAGATCACAAACTAGGCTCAGTAGTAACAGGCTATCGAGGACACCGCGAATCGTCAGATTacataaagtatttaaaatcagCATTCGAGGATATTCATAGGAttctaaaaagtaaataa